A single genomic interval of Antarcticibacterium arcticum harbors:
- a CDS encoding OmpA/MotB family protein: MAFRSIVVALLAVSMFSSCVSSKVHKELQAEYDSLETRNQKLSNELRETRNKSEKDLTSLREEYDKIKAERDRLNSELQTTRENLESLTRSYDALEANSSSAIAENSRQNRELLAELEEKGKALATEQARLEKLQRDLAARSQRVDELEGLIAAKDAKMNALKTAVSNALTNFEGKGLTVEQRDGKVYVSMENKLLFSSGSWAVNTEGRKAVQQLGQVLAQNPDIAVLIEGHTDNVPYGGTGQLTDNWDLSTKRATSIVQILRENSGIDASNLTAAGRGEYAPIASNQTAEGKAKNRRIEVILTPKLDEINQLLNEME, translated from the coding sequence ATGGCATTTAGATCTATTGTTGTTGCATTATTAGCGGTAAGCATGTTTTCTTCCTGTGTATCCTCCAAAGTACACAAAGAGCTGCAGGCCGAATATGATTCACTGGAAACCCGGAATCAGAAATTATCAAATGAATTAAGGGAAACCCGCAACAAAAGTGAAAAAGATCTTACTTCTCTGAGAGAGGAATATGATAAAATTAAAGCCGAAAGGGACAGGTTAAACAGTGAGCTGCAAACAACCCGCGAAAATCTGGAAAGCCTTACCAGATCTTATGATGCATTGGAAGCCAATAGCTCCAGTGCAATAGCTGAGAATTCCAGGCAAAACCGCGAGCTTCTGGCAGAGTTGGAAGAAAAAGGAAAGGCGCTGGCAACAGAACAGGCCAGATTGGAGAAACTTCAGCGTGACCTTGCAGCACGCTCTCAAAGAGTAGACGAACTTGAAGGATTGATAGCGGCCAAAGATGCCAAGATGAATGCCTTGAAAACTGCGGTTTCCAATGCACTTACCAATTTTGAAGGCAAAGGCCTTACCGTTGAACAACGCGACGGGAAAGTTTATGTATCCATGGAAAATAAATTATTATTTAGTTCTGGAAGCTGGGCGGTAAATACAGAAGGTAGAAAGGCCGTGCAGCAACTGGGCCAGGTGCTCGCCCAAAATCCCGATATCGCTGTACTTATTGAGGGGCATACAGATAATGTGCCTTACGGCGGAACAGGCCAGTTAACAGACAACTGGGACCTTTCTACAAAAAGGGCCACTTCAATTGTCCAGATCTTAAGAGAAAACTCGGGCATAGATGCATCAAACCTCACCGCCGCCGGAAGGGGAGAATATGCACCTATAGCAAGTAATCAGACCGCTGAAGGCAAAGCAAAGAACCGCCGCATTGAAGTTATTCTCACTCCTAAACTGGATGAAATAAACCAGTTACTGAATGAAATGGAATAA